The following coding sequences lie in one Polynucleobacter asymbioticus genomic window:
- a CDS encoding MotA/TolQ/ExbB proton channel family protein, whose protein sequence is MNTPFGLANLWLEGDAVTRFVAIILLTCSVVTWVIILSRFWDLRTLNKLKVEIDQFWRATSYDQGLNAFTNHASNPYYHVAKAASSASIHHQSQSTNHRELLQTLNYSEWMARSLKNSIDGVAAQFQKGLTFLGSTGAISPFVGLFGTVWGIYHALIAISSSGSAQIDQVAGPIGEALIMTALGLAVAIPAVLGFNAINRANKLLIADLNRFGNDLLAYFATGARVKSGE, encoded by the coding sequence ATGAATACACCATTTGGATTAGCCAATTTATGGCTTGAAGGCGATGCGGTTACCCGCTTTGTAGCAATCATCCTGCTCACTTGCTCTGTTGTAACCTGGGTCATCATCCTGTCACGCTTTTGGGATTTGCGCACTCTGAATAAATTGAAGGTAGAAATAGATCAATTTTGGCGTGCCACCTCATATGATCAAGGTCTGAACGCATTCACGAATCATGCAAGTAATCCCTACTATCACGTTGCTAAGGCAGCAAGTAGCGCCTCCATCCACCATCAAAGTCAATCCACCAACCATCGCGAGCTTCTGCAAACGCTGAATTACTCCGAGTGGATGGCAAGAAGTCTCAAGAACAGCATTGATGGTGTAGCAGCGCAATTCCAAAAAGGACTTACCTTCTTGGGCTCTACTGGCGCAATATCACCCTTTGTCGGTCTGTTTGGAACGGTATGGGGTATCTATCACGCTTTGATTGCCATTAGTAGCTCAGGTAGCGCCCAGATTGATCAAGTCGCCGGTCCAATTGGTGAAGCGCTCATCATGACTGCCTTAGGTTTGGCGGTAGCGATTCCAGCCGTACTGGGATTTAATGCCATTAATCGCGCCAATAAATTATTGATCGCTGACCTCAATCGCTTTGGCAATGATCTCCTCGCTTACTTTGCAACTGGTGCCCGTGTGAAATCTGGAGAATAA
- a CDS encoding energy transducer TonB: protein MSTFLSQMNARLPFDKTERIIIGIVIALHLLFLIGFQSGMKPDHENNLDDARVMANLVSPEAAKQPQATPAAPPPKPKQEQKKKTVDEKSTQAPSPPQTQQQAATPPTPQSKSESQAPNATVAPATTSGSSGTPIQTDIGKLVVVYQPDADAYYPSFSKRSGEQGEVVVRLIIDESGNVEDVALLRSSSFPRLDRAATEIGRRYRFKPFLVNGSPQRISTNLLIKFNLKN, encoded by the coding sequence ATGAGCACCTTCTTAAGTCAAATGAATGCGCGTCTACCCTTCGATAAAACCGAGCGGATCATCATCGGCATCGTCATTGCATTACACCTACTATTTTTAATTGGTTTTCAGAGTGGCATGAAACCCGATCATGAAAATAATCTTGACGATGCACGAGTCATGGCTAATCTTGTAAGTCCTGAGGCCGCTAAGCAGCCTCAAGCTACTCCAGCCGCACCCCCGCCAAAACCCAAGCAAGAGCAAAAGAAGAAAACTGTGGATGAGAAATCCACCCAAGCGCCAAGCCCACCACAAACCCAGCAACAGGCAGCAACTCCACCAACACCGCAGTCCAAAAGCGAATCCCAAGCACCCAATGCCACTGTTGCGCCTGCCACGACCTCCGGGTCTAGCGGCACACCGATTCAGACTGACATTGGTAAACTGGTTGTCGTATATCAGCCTGATGCCGATGCTTACTACCCTTCTTTCTCAAAAAGATCTGGGGAGCAAGGTGAAGTAGTGGTGAGATTGATTATTGATGAGTCAGGGAATGTTGAAGATGTAGCTTTATTACGCTCCAGCTCCTTTCCAAGATTAGATCGTGCAGCAACAGAGATTGGTCGTCGCTATCGCTTTAAGCCATTTCTCGTAAATGGTTCGCCTCAAAGAATTTCTACCAACCTTTTAATTAAATTCAATTTAAAGAATTAA
- the murI gene encoding glutamate racemase, with product MALIGVFDSGVGGLSILDEALRQLPEHDYMYLADSINAPYGEKSSEWIASRSMELCQFLAAQGCDAIMVACNTATAEAIANIRDELCNIPIIGVEPGIKPAAMQSANGIVGVLATEATLKSDKFSALLATLPNCQFVKQAGAGLVALIEAGQANSEETLELLAEHLEPIQLAGADTLVLGCTHYPFLRKAIRKLLGDSINLIDTSDAVVRQLKRKLEAQGKQLDEGEYGSIQFISSKDAGRLHQMAHELMQTDLKEHSTQSQLVSAFR from the coding sequence TTGGCACTCATCGGGGTTTTTGATTCTGGCGTGGGAGGCTTATCCATTTTGGATGAGGCTCTGCGCCAGCTTCCCGAGCATGACTATATGTATTTGGCAGACTCGATCAATGCTCCCTATGGAGAAAAATCCAGTGAGTGGATTGCTTCACGCAGTATGGAGTTATGCCAATTTTTAGCAGCACAGGGATGCGATGCAATTATGGTTGCGTGCAATACCGCTACCGCCGAAGCGATTGCCAATATTCGTGATGAACTGTGCAATATCCCCATCATCGGCGTAGAGCCTGGTATCAAACCTGCAGCAATGCAGTCGGCCAATGGGATTGTTGGCGTACTTGCAACCGAGGCCACACTTAAGAGCGATAAATTTAGCGCCTTACTGGCTACCCTTCCGAACTGCCAGTTTGTAAAACAAGCCGGAGCTGGTTTAGTGGCACTTATTGAGGCAGGCCAAGCCAATAGCGAAGAAACTTTAGAGTTACTTGCTGAGCATCTTGAACCCATTCAGCTTGCAGGTGCTGACACCCTGGTTCTGGGATGTACGCACTATCCTTTTTTACGTAAAGCTATCCGCAAGCTGTTGGGTGATTCAATTAATCTCATTGATACCAGTGATGCTGTAGTGCGCCAACTCAAAAGAAAATTAGAGGCGCAAGGCAAGCAATTGGATGAAGGTGAGTATGGCTCCATTCAGTTCATCAGCAGTAAAGATGCCGGGCGTTTGCATCAAATGGCGCATGAGCTCATGCAAACAGATCTCAAGGAGCACAGCACCCAATCTCAGTTAGTGAGCGCCTTTAGATGA
- a CDS encoding fumarate hydratase, whose translation MTNIKQNDLIQSVADAFQFISYYHPKDFISAMGKAYELEQGAAAKDAIAQILTNSRMCAEGHRPMCQDTGIAVVFLKIGMNVQWGDATMSVTEMVNEGVRRAYMNPENPLRASVLADPAGKRKNTGDNTPAVIHYEIVPGDDVEVICAAKGGGSENKAKMVMLNPSDSIVDWVLKTVPTMGAGWCPPGILGIGIGGTPEKAMLMAKESLMGPVDIQELIARGAKTRAEELRLELYEKVNQLGIGAQGLGGLATVLDIKIMEYPTHAASLPVAMIPNCAATRHVHFHLHGDGPAILEKPSLSDWPDVTWTPDTKKSKRVNLDTLTAEEVAGWKEGETLLLNGKILTGRDAAHKRIQDMLAKGEELPVSFKNRVIYYVGPVDPVAGEAVGPAGPTTSTRMDKFTEMMLAQTGLISMIGKAERGPTAIEAIKKHKSAYLMAVGGAAYLVSKAIQTAKVVGFADLGMEAIYEFDVKDMPVTVAVSSAGISMHDTGPKEWQAKIAGIPVKIA comes from the coding sequence ATGACAAATATCAAACAAAACGACCTCATTCAAAGCGTTGCAGACGCATTCCAGTTCATCTCTTATTACCACCCCAAGGACTTCATCTCAGCCATGGGTAAGGCTTATGAGCTGGAGCAAGGTGCCGCCGCCAAAGATGCGATTGCGCAGATTTTGACCAATAGCCGCATGTGCGCAGAAGGCCACCGCCCAATGTGTCAGGACACCGGTATTGCAGTTGTTTTTCTCAAAATTGGTATGAACGTCCAATGGGGCGATGCCACCATGAGCGTCACCGAAATGGTGAATGAAGGCGTTCGTCGCGCCTATATGAATCCAGAGAACCCATTACGAGCTTCCGTATTGGCTGATCCAGCAGGTAAACGCAAAAATACAGGTGATAACACCCCCGCCGTCATTCATTACGAAATTGTCCCGGGCGATGATGTTGAAGTCATTTGCGCAGCCAAGGGTGGTGGCTCTGAAAATAAAGCCAAGATGGTCATGCTCAACCCTTCTGACTCGATCGTAGATTGGGTACTCAAGACTGTCCCAACGATGGGTGCTGGTTGGTGCCCTCCTGGCATCCTAGGCATCGGTATTGGCGGAACTCCAGAAAAAGCCATGTTGATGGCTAAAGAGTCTTTGATGGGTCCTGTGGATATTCAGGAGCTGATTGCACGCGGTGCAAAAACGCGTGCTGAAGAGCTACGCTTAGAGTTATACGAGAAGGTGAATCAGCTCGGCATTGGCGCACAAGGTCTCGGTGGTTTAGCTACTGTTCTTGACATCAAGATCATGGAATACCCAACGCATGCAGCTTCATTGCCAGTAGCGATGATTCCAAACTGTGCCGCAACCCGTCACGTACATTTCCACTTGCATGGCGATGGTCCAGCGATACTAGAAAAGCCTTCCTTATCGGATTGGCCAGATGTGACTTGGACGCCAGATACCAAGAAGTCCAAGCGCGTAAATTTGGATACTTTGACCGCAGAAGAAGTAGCTGGCTGGAAAGAAGGCGAAACACTGCTCCTGAACGGCAAAATTTTGACTGGTCGTGATGCTGCTCATAAGCGTATTCAGGACATGCTCGCCAAAGGCGAAGAATTACCAGTGAGCTTTAAGAACCGCGTGATCTATTACGTTGGCCCGGTCGATCCGGTAGCGGGCGAAGCAGTTGGTCCAGCAGGCCCAACCACCTCAACTCGTATGGATAAGTTCACGGAGATGATGCTGGCTCAAACTGGTTTGATCTCCATGATTGGTAAAGCAGAACGTGGTCCTACTGCAATTGAAGCAATCAAGAAACATAAGTCAGCCTACCTCATGGCTGTTGGTGGTGCTGCTTACTTAGTCTCTAAAGCGATTCAGACGGCCAAGGTGGTTGGCTTTGCTGACCTGGGTATGGAGGCGATTTATGAATTCGATGTCAAAGACATGCCAGTGACGGTAGCCGTCAGTTCGGCCGGCATTTCAATGCATGATACGGGTCCCAAGGAATGGCAAGCCAAGATTGCTGGCATTCCAGTCAAGATCGCTTAA
- the acs gene encoding acetate--CoA ligase — translation MEPLMQENRVFNPPADFIKSAAIPGMEAYNKLCAEANQDYDGFWGRLAKENLFWKKPFTKVLDESKAPFYKWFEDGTTNASYNCLDRQVENGLGNKTAIIFEADDGSVTNVTYQELLERVCKMANALRKMGIKSGDSVIIYMAMTIEGVVAMQACARIGAIHSVVFGGFSAQALRDRIIDVGAVAVITADGQFRGGKSLPLKAICDEALSTGECPKVKHVIVNKRTGSEVTMTAGRDVWMQEIVANESATCEPEWVSAEHPLFILYTSGSTGKPKGVQHSTGGYLLWAILTMKWTFDIKPNDVFWCTADIGWVTGHSYITYGPLAVGATEIVFEGVPTYPNAGRFWDMIQKHKATIFYTAPTAIRSLIKASSNDQAVHPKSYDLSSLRLLGSVGEPINPEAWMWYYENVGGSRCPIADTFWQTETGGHMISPLPGATPMIPGSCTLPLPGIQAAIVDEAGADVPNGQGGILVVKRPWPSMIRTIWGDPDRFVKSYFPEELGGTLYLAGDGAIRNKDTGYFTITGRIDDVLNVSGHRMGTMEIESCLVANPLVAEAAVVGRPDDMTGEAICVFVVLKGGRPTGDEAKKIATELRNWVGKEIGPIAKPKDVRFGDNLPKTRSGKIMRRLLRVIAKGEEVTQDTSTLENPAILDQLKESV, via the coding sequence ATGGAACCATTGATGCAAGAAAACCGCGTATTTAACCCACCTGCAGACTTTATTAAATCTGCAGCCATTCCTGGGATGGAAGCTTATAACAAGCTTTGTGCTGAAGCTAACCAGGATTATGACGGTTTCTGGGGTCGTCTTGCTAAGGAAAATCTCTTCTGGAAAAAGCCTTTCACTAAAGTTTTAGATGAATCTAAAGCACCTTTTTATAAATGGTTTGAAGATGGCACAACAAATGCCTCATATAACTGTTTAGATCGCCAAGTTGAAAATGGTCTGGGTAATAAGACTGCGATTATTTTTGAAGCGGATGACGGATCTGTTACCAATGTAACTTACCAAGAATTACTCGAGCGCGTTTGCAAAATGGCAAATGCACTTCGTAAGATGGGCATTAAGTCTGGCGATAGCGTCATCATTTACATGGCAATGACGATTGAAGGCGTTGTTGCAATGCAAGCTTGCGCACGCATCGGTGCAATTCACTCTGTAGTGTTTGGTGGTTTTTCTGCTCAAGCTTTGCGTGATCGAATTATTGACGTAGGTGCTGTTGCTGTGATTACAGCTGACGGCCAATTCCGTGGTGGCAAATCATTGCCATTAAAAGCGATTTGTGACGAAGCGCTGTCTACCGGTGAATGCCCGAAGGTAAAGCATGTCATTGTCAACAAACGTACTGGTTCTGAAGTCACGATGACTGCAGGTCGCGATGTCTGGATGCAAGAAATCGTTGCCAATGAATCCGCTACTTGTGAGCCAGAGTGGGTCAGCGCTGAGCATCCACTGTTCATTCTTTACACCTCTGGATCTACTGGTAAGCCAAAGGGTGTTCAGCACTCCACTGGTGGTTACCTCTTGTGGGCGATTCTCACAATGAAGTGGACTTTCGACATCAAGCCAAATGACGTCTTCTGGTGTACTGCTGACATCGGCTGGGTAACGGGCCACTCTTACATTACTTACGGGCCACTCGCAGTAGGCGCTACTGAGATCGTATTTGAGGGTGTTCCAACTTATCCCAATGCTGGTCGTTTCTGGGACATGATTCAGAAACACAAAGCAACGATCTTCTACACAGCCCCAACAGCCATTCGTTCATTGATCAAAGCATCTAGCAATGATCAAGCAGTGCATCCAAAGAGCTATGACTTATCCTCACTGCGCCTCTTAGGTTCAGTGGGTGAGCCGATCAATCCAGAGGCTTGGATGTGGTACTACGAGAATGTGGGTGGCTCACGTTGCCCAATCGCCGATACTTTCTGGCAAACAGAAACTGGTGGCCACATGATTTCACCATTGCCAGGTGCAACACCGATGATTCCAGGTTCATGCACATTGCCATTGCCAGGTATTCAGGCAGCGATTGTGGACGAAGCTGGTGCGGATGTTCCAAACGGTCAAGGTGGTATTTTGGTTGTGAAGCGACCATGGCCATCGATGATTCGCACGATTTGGGGTGATCCTGATCGCTTCGTGAAATCCTATTTCCCAGAAGAATTGGGCGGCACTTTGTATTTGGCAGGTGACGGTGCAATCCGTAATAAAGATACTGGCTACTTCACGATTACTGGCCGTATCGATGACGTATTGAACGTCTCTGGTCACCGCATGGGCACGATGGAAATTGAATCTTGCTTAGTTGCTAACCCATTGGTTGCTGAAGCTGCGGTAGTGGGTCGTCCAGACGATATGACTGGTGAAGCGATTTGCGTATTCGTGGTTCTGAAGGGCGGACGCCCAACAGGGGATGAAGCCAAGAAGATTGCAACTGAGTTGCGTAACTGGGTTGGTAAAGAGATCGGTCCGATCGCTAAACCAAAAGATGTTCGTTTCGGTGATAACTTGCCTAAGACCCGCTCTGGCAAGATCATGCGCCGCTTGTTACGTGTGATTGCAAAGGGCGAAGAAGTGACTCAAGATACTTCCACCCTTGAAAATCCAGCAATCTTGGACCAACTGAAAGAGTCTGTCTAA
- a CDS encoding phasin family protein: MFQNQLNDQLTQAQAKAVENAKYLAQVAVESAKELAEINQAAAKDALVAAQDTSAQLLAIKDAQQLAKLAQPETAQEAAKYAAAYQAKVNKVVRNGNKEVAQVVDASIDDARADMVKFVKEATKTAPAGSEAFVSAFKTAFETSLQQFDQVRASATDAFANFEKSVDAAMANIQGQYAVAKPAAKSRKAA, encoded by the coding sequence ATGTTCCAAAATCAATTAAACGACCAACTCACACAAGCTCAAGCTAAAGCAGTTGAAAACGCAAAGTACTTGGCTCAAGTAGCTGTTGAAAGTGCAAAAGAATTAGCTGAAATCAACCAAGCTGCTGCTAAAGATGCTTTAGTTGCTGCTCAAGATACAAGCGCACAATTGTTGGCAATTAAAGATGCACAACAATTGGCAAAATTGGCTCAGCCAGAAACTGCTCAAGAAGCTGCTAAGTACGCTGCTGCTTACCAAGCTAAAGTAAACAAAGTTGTACGTAACGGTAACAAAGAAGTTGCTCAAGTAGTTGACGCTTCTATTGATGACGCACGTGCTGACATGGTTAAGTTTGTCAAAGAAGCTACTAAGACAGCTCCTGCTGGTTCTGAGGCATTTGTATCTGCATTCAAAACTGCATTTGAAACTTCACTCCAACAGTTTGATCAAGTTCGCGCTTCAGCAACTGACGCATTCGCAAACTTTGAGAAAAGTGTTGACGCTGCAATGGCTAACATTCAAGGCCAATACGCTGTAGCTAAGCCTGCTGCAAAAAGCCGTAAAGCTGCTTAA
- a CDS encoding YciI family protein, giving the protein MIFAILLMDRPGTAELRIQVRPEHRAYLGQLADKMAFAGPLTSEDGKTTVGSLLVMDFPSKADVEAWLADEPFTKAGVYEKPIIHVFNNSWQQKVGFPPAL; this is encoded by the coding sequence ATGATCTTCGCAATCCTTTTAATGGATCGTCCTGGTACAGCAGAATTACGCATTCAGGTGCGACCAGAGCATCGCGCCTATTTGGGTCAGCTTGCAGACAAGATGGCCTTTGCTGGCCCCCTGACATCTGAAGATGGCAAGACCACGGTGGGCAGTTTGCTAGTGATGGATTTTCCTAGCAAGGCAGATGTAGAGGCTTGGTTAGCAGATGAGCCATTCACTAAGGCGGGCGTCTATGAAAAGCCCATCATTCATGTGTTTAACAATAGCTGGCAGCAAAAGGTAGGATTTCCTCCGGCACTCTAA
- a CDS encoding DUF748 domain-containing protein — translation MISFNFSIIRTWLIRIAGILLALTFVFWAACHLWIPGAIKNATESYGKKIGYDISYQNLSISPLRLRVELDGLALVDQQKLKLLELKRSVVMLKWSHLIIGEVGFDEILFDEPSLLLEKQDAKGKSALWNWQELITAITRNLPPVDSSTPKKSIKISIDQLKVTNGAFEILDPKSNLHEQFKSLSVELLNIANYDKQGDVNGVRGQYGFNLGALNFTLPGLNKKIAFKRFAVKGALDNPAPDTLGAQIDLEIDDGRISSHWDFRSDKSITARVQLENVSIAPLIALLPANKELLTQGGVIQSAVDVSLKGDELVMSGDLHLQDLDLLEQGQKQSLIKWSSGDVNRFAYKRSKSSGASLGIDELSVSQPALRFEIDEKGFSNFRRLFSKQEGELAAVEKLPEGVKEKQSFSLDIKALRLRDGEVQFSDLAMKPNFKVNLRKFNASFANINNLPGHSTAMAMDGVLAESGSLRGKGQISFDDPRRNNDVTLNFKNVPLNAFNPAVMTFAGYQIASGRVNLNLHYSAKDGELKGNNQIVIKKIELGEEVADFQGKKLPLGLAIALLEDSDDTIDVTINIAGNVDSPEFSASGLVWQAISNVLTNVATAPFRALGALLGMGANDGVNAVLGEALFLPPDQDRLEKFGDFLAKKPHATLELAGTYDPNSDKVALARAIADRAILKAAGMNISPQDFIPTLDFSDAKLQSGLKSAYAQYVGRIKLGQRLISLPEGAARSEQLHAELIASIPVTDEDLITLAKNRAKLASDFMVKGNPALQDRIKLGEVKTVSAGKEGIPLEVELRIK, via the coding sequence ATGATTTCCTTCAATTTTTCAATCATACGAACCTGGCTAATTCGAATTGCCGGGATCTTGCTTGCGCTCACTTTTGTATTCTGGGCCGCTTGCCATCTTTGGATTCCTGGCGCTATCAAGAATGCAACAGAGTCCTATGGAAAAAAGATTGGCTATGACATTAGCTATCAAAATCTCAGCATCTCTCCATTGCGATTACGTGTTGAGCTTGATGGCTTGGCATTAGTTGATCAGCAGAAACTAAAGTTGCTGGAGCTCAAGAGATCGGTAGTGATGCTGAAGTGGTCTCATCTCATCATTGGTGAAGTGGGATTCGATGAGATTCTGTTTGATGAGCCAAGTCTATTGCTTGAAAAGCAAGATGCTAAAGGTAAATCAGCTCTATGGAACTGGCAGGAACTCATTACGGCTATTACACGCAATTTGCCTCCAGTAGATTCAAGCACGCCCAAGAAGAGCATCAAAATATCAATTGACCAATTGAAGGTCACCAACGGCGCATTTGAGATATTAGATCCAAAGAGCAATTTGCACGAGCAATTTAAATCACTTTCTGTCGAGCTGCTGAATATTGCAAACTACGATAAGCAAGGTGATGTCAATGGTGTTCGGGGTCAGTACGGATTCAATTTGGGCGCGCTGAACTTTACTTTGCCAGGCCTGAATAAAAAAATTGCCTTTAAACGTTTTGCTGTTAAGGGCGCTTTAGATAATCCTGCGCCAGATACGCTGGGCGCTCAGATTGACCTAGAGATTGATGATGGGCGAATTAGCTCCCATTGGGATTTCAGATCCGATAAATCAATTACCGCTAGAGTTCAGCTGGAGAATGTATCAATTGCACCTTTGATTGCATTACTTCCAGCTAATAAAGAGTTATTGACCCAGGGTGGAGTGATTCAGTCTGCTGTAGATGTCAGTCTGAAAGGTGATGAGCTAGTCATGTCAGGTGATTTGCATTTGCAGGACTTGGATTTACTTGAGCAAGGACAAAAGCAATCGCTCATAAAATGGAGTTCGGGTGATGTCAATCGATTTGCTTATAAGCGCTCAAAAAGCTCTGGCGCAAGTCTTGGCATTGATGAATTATCGGTTTCTCAACCGGCACTCCGGTTTGAAATTGATGAAAAAGGTTTCTCTAATTTCAGGCGTTTATTTTCCAAGCAGGAGGGCGAGCTTGCGGCAGTGGAGAAGTTGCCTGAAGGTGTAAAAGAAAAACAATCCTTTTCCTTGGATATCAAGGCATTGAGATTGCGTGATGGCGAAGTGCAGTTTTCTGATTTGGCTATGAAGCCTAATTTCAAAGTGAACTTGAGAAAATTCAATGCTAGCTTTGCCAATATCAATAATCTCCCAGGACATTCAACGGCAATGGCTATGGATGGCGTTTTGGCTGAGTCTGGATCACTGCGCGGCAAGGGGCAGATTTCATTTGATGACCCACGTCGGAATAATGATGTGACACTCAACTTTAAGAATGTACCTCTCAATGCATTTAATCCGGCCGTCATGACCTTTGCTGGATACCAAATCGCAAGTGGTCGAGTCAATTTGAATTTGCACTACAGCGCAAAGGATGGTGAGCTTAAGGGCAATAATCAGATTGTCATTAAGAAGATCGAGCTTGGTGAAGAGGTGGCTGATTTTCAGGGGAAAAAACTGCCACTGGGTTTGGCAATTGCGCTACTCGAAGATTCTGACGATACGATTGATGTCACCATCAATATTGCCGGTAATGTGGACTCACCTGAATTTAGTGCAAGCGGCCTGGTGTGGCAGGCAATTAGCAACGTGCTAACGAATGTCGCCACTGCACCATTTAGAGCCTTGGGCGCTTTACTTGGCATGGGTGCTAACGATGGGGTCAATGCAGTTTTAGGGGAAGCCTTGTTCTTGCCGCCTGATCAAGATCGCCTGGAAAAGTTTGGCGATTTTCTGGCGAAGAAGCCTCATGCCACCCTAGAGCTCGCAGGTACTTATGACCCCAATTCGGACAAAGTTGCCCTAGCCCGTGCGATTGCAGATCGCGCTATTCTGAAGGCCGCTGGCATGAATATTTCCCCTCAGGACTTCATTCCGACGCTCGATTTTTCTGATGCGAAGCTCCAGTCTGGCTTGAAATCTGCATATGCTCAGTATGTCGGCAGAATCAAATTAGGCCAACGTTTAATTTCCCTCCCAGAGGGCGCCGCACGCAGCGAGCAGTTACATGCAGAGCTGATTGCTAGCATTCCTGTGACGGATGAAGATCTAATCACTTTGGCTAAAAATCGGGCTAAGCTCGCCTCGGACTTCATGGTGAAAGGTAATCCAGCCCTGCAGGATCGAATTAAATTGGGCGAGGTCAAAACGGTCAGTGCAGGCAAAGAGGGTATTCCCCTCGAAGTTGAGCTCAGAATCAAGTAG
- a CDS encoding NAD(P)H-dependent oxidoreductase subunit E yields MNHPKPSGEIKAVAVATADDLRETIRRKSKLKGRQADDVSLAEVRQLIGAAAERRDLLIENLHKLNDEYRALHDRHLVALAKEMNLPMAEVYEVATFYHHFEVVRGNDPVADITLRVCDGIACELAGAQNLLAKLPAILGNPKIKVEAAPCVGRCEQAPVAVVHQYPVLFATTDKVAAAVKNNLTTHPMAKDSANFDPAALAEKGVSPQGENQAVSPDYVGYESYRAQGGYALAKEIIDGKKDSESIIKAMENSGLRGLGGAGFPAGRKWRIVKDQPAPKLMAVNIDEGEPGTFKDRTYLERDPHRFLEGLLIAANVVGIDACYIYLRDEYHGCRELLEVELAKLKANPPFKLPLIELRRGAGAYICGEESAMIESIEGKRGEPRMRPPYIAQVGLFGRPTLEHNFETLYWVRDIVQRGPEWFSSFGRHDRKGLRSYSVSGRVKNPGVKLAPAGITIQELIDEYCGGMQDGHKFYGYLPGGASGGILPATMNDIPLDFDTLQPYGCFIGSAAVMVFGDKDKARDMALNVMHFFEHESCGQCTPCRVGTSKAAKLMQSKSWDQDTLEDLATVMVDASICGLGQAAPNPIRCIAKYFPQEVA; encoded by the coding sequence ATGAATCACCCAAAACCCTCTGGAGAAATCAAGGCTGTTGCTGTGGCAACTGCAGATGATTTAAGGGAAACCATTCGTCGCAAAAGCAAACTCAAGGGACGTCAAGCGGATGATGTGTCCTTGGCTGAGGTGCGCCAGTTAATTGGTGCTGCAGCTGAACGTCGCGATTTACTCATTGAAAATTTACATAAGCTCAATGATGAATATCGTGCCTTGCATGATCGTCATTTGGTTGCCCTCGCAAAGGAAATGAATTTGCCGATGGCAGAGGTTTATGAAGTAGCTACTTTCTATCACCACTTTGAAGTGGTGCGTGGCAATGATCCGGTTGCCGATATCACCTTACGCGTATGCGATGGCATTGCTTGTGAGCTTGCTGGTGCGCAAAATCTATTGGCAAAGTTGCCAGCAATCCTGGGTAACCCCAAGATCAAGGTAGAGGCTGCTCCATGTGTGGGCCGTTGTGAGCAGGCTCCAGTAGCGGTTGTGCATCAGTACCCAGTATTGTTCGCAACCACCGATAAAGTAGCTGCGGCCGTCAAAAACAATTTGACTACGCATCCAATGGCCAAAGATAGTGCCAATTTTGATCCTGCAGCTCTGGCAGAAAAGGGCGTATCCCCACAAGGCGAAAACCAAGCGGTTTCACCAGACTATGTTGGTTACGAGTCATATCGCGCGCAGGGTGGCTATGCTTTAGCTAAAGAAATTATTGATGGCAAAAAAGATTCTGAAAGCATCATCAAAGCCATGGAGAACTCTGGCCTTCGTGGTCTCGGTGGTGCAGGTTTCCCAGCAGGCCGTAAGTGGCGGATTGTGAAGGATCAGCCTGCTCCGAAGCTGATGGCAGTAAACATTGACGAAGGTGAGCCGGGTACATTTAAAGACCGTACTTATTTAGAGCGCGATCCCCATCGCTTCTTAGAGGGCTTGCTGATTGCAGCCAATGTTGTCGGCATTGATGCTTGCTATATCTATTTGCGCGATGAGTATCACGGTTGCCGCGAATTACTCGAAGTAGAGTTAGCCAAACTCAAAGCCAATCCCCCATTTAAGTTGCCTTTAATTGAATTGCGTCGTGGCGCAGGTGCTTACATTTGCGGTGAAGAATCCGCCATGATTGAGAGTATCGAAGGTAAGCGCGGTGAACCCCGCATGCGTCCTCCGTATATTGCGCAGGTTGGATTGTTTGGTCGCCCGACACTAGAGCACAACTTTGAAACTCTTTACTGGGTGCGCGATATTGTTCAACGTGGCCCTGAGTGGTTTAGCTCTTTTGGTCGCCATGATCGCAAAGGCTTACGTAGCTATAGCGTGAGTGGGCGCGTTAAGAACCCAGGCGTGAAATTGGCCCCTGCTGGCATCACGATTCAAGAATTGATTGATGAGTATTGCGGCGGCATGCAAGATGGCCACAAGTTCTATGGCTATTTGCCTGGTGGCGCTTCGGGCGGTATCTTGCCAGCAACCATGAATGACATTCCACTGGACTTTGATACCTTGCAACCTTATGGATGCTTTATTGGCTCAGCTGCAGTGATGGTCTTTGGTGATAAAGATAAAGCGCGCGATATGGCGCTCAACGTCATGCACTTCTTTGAGCATGAGAGCTGCGGACAATGCACTCCATGTCGTGTTGGTACGAGCAAGGCTGCGAAGTTAATGCAGTCCAAATCTTGGGACCAAGACACTCTGGAAGATTTAGCAACCGTGATGGTCGATGCCTCCATTTGCGGTCTAGGTCAAGCTGCACCCAATCCAATTCGCTGTATTGCTAAATATTTCCCGCAAGAAGTTGCTTAA